One region of Castor canadensis unplaced genomic scaffold, mCasCan1.hap1v2 HAP1_SCAFFOLD_88, whole genome shotgun sequence genomic DNA includes:
- the LOC141420275 gene encoding multivesicular body subunit 12A, producing MDPGSGPESAPLTGLAWSSASALPPRGFSAISCTVEGAPASFGKSFAQKSGYFLCLSQLGSLENPQENVVVDVQVVLDKSALPSGFVPVCDPLDSKASVSKKKRMCIKLMPLGAADTAVFDVRLSGKTKTVPGYLRVGDMGGFSIWCKKAKTPKPVPKPRTLSQDMRGLSLDPPSQPSKSSLPERTLSRLGSRASTLRRSDSVYEASSLYGISAMDGVPFTLHPRFEGKSCGPLAFSAFGDLTIKSLADIEEEYNYGFVVEKTAAARLPPSVS from the exons ATGGATCCCGGGTCAGGGCCTGAATCGGCGCCTCTCACCGGCTTGGCTTGGTCTTCGGCCTCGGCTCTTCCGCCGAGGGGATTCAGCGCG ATCTCCTGCACCGTGGAGGGCGCGCCCGCCAGCTTTGGCAAGAGCTTCGCACAGAAATCCGGCTACTTCCTGTGCCTGAGCCAGCTGGGCAGCCTGGAG AACCCGCAGGAGAACGTGGTGGTGGACGTCCAGGTCGTGCTGGACAAGAGCGCTCTCCCGTCCGGCTTCGTCCCGGTCTGCGACCCCCTGGACTCCA AGGCCTCTGTGTCCAAGAAGAAACGCATGTGCATCAAGCTGATGCCCCTGGGGGCCGCGGACACGGCAGTGTTTGATGTCCGGCTGAGTGGCAAGACCAAGACTGTGCCTGGATACCTGCGAGTGGG GGACATGGGTGGCTTTTCCATTTGGTGCAAGAAGGCCAAGACCCCGAAGCCAGTGCCCAAGCCCCGAACTCTCAGCCAGGACATGCGGGGCCTCTCGCTGGACCCTCCCAGCCAGCCCAG CAAAAGCAGCTTGCCCGAGCGGACACTGTCCAGGCTGGGCTCGCGGGCGTCCACTCTGCGGAGGAGTGACTCCGTCTATGAGGCGTCCAGTCTCTATGGCATCTCAG CCATGGATGGGGTTCCCTTCACACTGCACCCCCGATTTGAAGGCAAGAGCTGTGGTCCCCTG GCCTTCTCTGCGTTCGGGGACCTGACCATCAAGTCGCTGGCGGACATTGAGGAGGAG TATAACTACGGCTTTGTGGTGGAGAAGACGGCGGCTGCCCGGCTGCCCCCCAGTGTCTCCTAG
- the LOC141410393 gene encoding transmembrane protein 221-like isoform X2, which yields MAPAYGGRVLAAMTLLGIPAAVLAVLAAQLLFQLQAGRAELRGPRAAGPGAGLGAGLGAVRGAGPGLPEDAAGALLPLAAALAALALVLGLTGLLLAALCGHLGAELARGPGPGRSDWFFYDCRLIRHVAMGLFCCGICVYLAALSIYALLLFEIETGAAAASILGSGALVLVAALTHTLLRAARATRRGLHELSPPCFEDDPTRAAEVSQAGPGAQPQQDEETEAPRGAVTHQGSQF from the exons ATGGCCCCGGCGTACGGCGGCCGTGTGCTGGCCGCGATGACCCTGCTGGGCATCCCGGCGGCCGTGCTGGCCGTGCTGGCCGCGCAGCTGCTGTTCCAGCTGCAGGCGGGGCGCGCAGAGCTGCGGGGACCGCGCGCCGCGGGGCCGGGTGCGGGGCTGGGTGCGGGGCTGGGCGCGGTGCGAGGCGCTGGCCCTGGGCTGCCCGAGGACGCGGCGGGGGCGCTGCTGCCGCTGGCCGCCGCGCTGGCCGCGCTCGCCCTGGTGCTCGGCCTCACCGGCCTGCTGCTCGCCGCCCTCTGCGGACACCTGGGCGCCGAGCTGGCGCGGGGGCCTGGCCCAGGCAG GTCTGACTGGTTTTTCTACGATTGTCGCCTCATCAGACATGTGGCCATGGGGCTGTTCTGCTGTGGGATCTGTGTCTACTTAGCAG CTCTCTCCATCTACGCCCTGCTGCTTTTCGAGATTGAGACAGGTGCTGCTGCAGCGTCCATCCTTGGCTCAGGTGCCCTGGTTCTGGTGGCTGCGCTGACCCACACTTTGCTCCGGGCTGCACGAGCCACCCGCCGTGGACTGCACGAGCTGTCCCCACCATGCTTTGAGGACGATCCCACCCGCGCTGCTGAGGTCTCCCAGGCTGGCCCCGGGGCTCAGCCCCAGCAGG atgaggaaaccgaggcccCACGAGGGGCAGTGACTCACCAGGGGTCCCAATTCTGA
- the LOC109695619 gene encoding long-chain fatty acid transport protein 1 isoform X1, with translation MRAPGAGTASLASLALLWFLGLPWTWSAAAAFGVYVGGGGWRFLRIVCKTARRDLFGLSVLIRVRLELRRHRRAGHTIPLIFQAVARRQPERLALVDAGSGACWTFAQLDAYSNAVASIFHRLGFAPGDVVAIFLEGRPEFVGLWLGLAKAGVVAALLNVNLRREPLAFCLGTSGAKGLIYGGEMAEAVAEVSGQLGKSLLKFCSGDLGPQSILPDTQLLDPMLKEAITTTPLAQPPSKGMDDRLFYIYTSGTTGLPKAAIVVHSRYYRIAAFGHHSYSMREADVLYDCLPLYHSAGNIMGVGQCIIYGLTVILRKKFSASRFWDDCVKYNCTVVQYIGEICRYLLKQPVRDAERRHRVRLAVGNGLRPAIWEEFVQRFGVRQVGEFYGATECNCSIANMDGKVGSCGFNSRILTHVYPIRLVKVNEDTMEPLRDAQGLCIPCQPGEPGLLVGQIDQQDPLRRFDGYVSESATSKKIAHSVFCKGDSAYLSGDVLVMDELGYMYFRDRSGDTFRWRGENVSTTEVEGVLSRLLGQTDVAVYGVAVPGVEGKAGMAAIADPHSQLDPDSMYQELQKVLAPYARPIFLRLLPQVDTTGTFKIQKTRLQREGFDPRQTSDRLFFLDLKQGHYLPLDEAVYSRICSGAFAL, from the exons ATGCGGGCTCCGGGTGCGGGCACGGCCTCGCTGGCCTCGCTGGCGCTGCTGTGGTTCCTGGGGCTGCCGTGGACATGGAGCGCGGCGGCGGCCTTCGGCGTGTACGTGGGCGGCGGCGGCTGGCGCTTCCTGCGCATCGTCTGCAAGACGGCGAGGCGGGACCTCTT cgGCCTCTCGGTTCTGATCCGCGTGCGCCTGGAGCTGCGGCGCCACCGGCGTGCAGGCCACACCATCCCGCTCATCTTCCAGGCAGTGGCGCGGCGACAGCCTGAGCGCCTGGCCCTGGTGGACGCGGGAAGTGGCGCGTGCTGGACCTTCGCGCAGCTGGACGCCTACTCCAACGCGGTGGCCAGCATCTTCCACCGGCTGGGCTTTGCACCGGGCGATGTGGTGGCCATCTTCCTGGAGGGCCGGCCCGAGTTCGTGGGATTGTGGCTAGGCCTGGCCAAAGCGGGCGTGGTGGCCGCGCTGCTCAATGTGAACCTGCGGCGTGAGCCCCTGGCCTTCTGCCTGGGCACCTCAGGTGCCAAGGGCCTCATCTACGGCGGGGAGATGGCAGAAG CGGTGGCCGAGGTGAGTGGGCAGCTGGGCAAGAGCCTCCTCAAATTTTGCTCTGGAGACCTGGGGCCCCAGAGTATCTTGCCAGACACCCAGCTCCTGGACCCCATGCTGAAGGAGgccatcaccaccaccccacTGGCACAGCCCCCCAGCAAGGGCATGGACG ACCGACTTTTCTACATCTACACGTCGGGGACAACTGGGCTACCCAAAGCTGCCATTGTCGTGCATAGCAG GTACTATCGCATCGCAGCCTTCGGCCACCACTCCTACAGCATGCGGGAGGCCGACGTGCTCTACGACTGCCTGCCCCTGTACCACTCCGCAG GGAACATCATGGGCGTCGGGCAGTGTATCATCTATGGACTGACGGTCATCCTCCGCAAGAAGTTCTCCGCCAGCCGCTTCTGGGATGACTGCGTCAAGTACAACTGCACG GTGGTGCAGTACATCGGGGAGATCTGCCGCTACCTGCTGAAGCAGCCGGTGCGGGACGCCGAGCGGCGGCACCGCGTGCGCTTGGCTGTGGGCAACGGGCTGCGGCCGGCCATCTGGGAGGAGTTCGTGCAGCGCTTCGGCGTGCGCCAGGTGGGCGAGTTCTATGGCGCCACCGAGTGCAACTGCAGCATCGCCAACATGGACGGCAAG GTCGGCTCCTGTGGCTTCAACAGCCGCATTCTCACCCATGTGTACCCCATCCGGCTGGTGAAGGTCAACGAGGACACAATGGAGCCGCTGCGGGACGCCCAGGGCCTCTGCATCCCGTGCCAGCCTG GGGAGCCCGGCCTCCTGGTGGGCCAGATCGACCAGCAGGACCCGCTGCGCCGTTTCGATGGCTACGTTAGCGAGAGTGCCACCAGCAAGAAGATTGCACACAGCGTCTTCTGCAAAGGTGACAGCGCTTACCTGTCAG GTGACGTGCTGGTGATGGACGAGCTGGGCTACATGTACTTTCGGGACCGCAGCGGGGACACCTTCCGCTGGCGCGGGGAGAACGTCTCCACCACCGAGGTGGAGGGTGTGCTCAGCCGTCTGCTGGGCCAGACAGACGTGGCCGTGTACGGGGTGGCCGTGCCAG GAGTGGAGGGAAAAGCAGGCATGGCGGCCATCGCAGACCCCCACAGTCAGCTGGACCCCGACTCCATGTACCAGGAGCTGCAGAAGGTGCTGGCGCCCTATGCCAGGCCTATCTTCCTGCGCCTCCTGCCCCAGGTGGACACCACAG GCACCTTCAAGATCCAGAAGACGAGGCTGCAGCGTGAGGGCTTCGACCCGCGCCAGACCTCGGACCGGCTCTTCTTCCTGGACCTGAAGCAGGGCCACTACCTGCCCCTGGATGAGGCGGTCTACAGTCGCATCTGCTCCGGTGCCTTCGCCCTGTGA
- the LOC141410393 gene encoding transmembrane protein 221-like isoform X1 translates to MAPAYGGRVLAAMTLLGIPAAVLAVLAAQLLFQLQAGRAELRGPRAAGPGAGLGAGLGAVRGAGPGLPEDAAGALLPLAAALAALALVLGLTGLLLAALCGHLGAELARGPGPGRSDWFFYDCRLIRHVAMGLFCCGICVYLAALSIYALLLFEIETGAAAASILGSGALVLVAALTHTLLRAARATRRGLHELSPPCFEDDPTRAAEVSQAGPGAQPQQGTHHRILYASCLEPEGPPAPLATARAPAALGGSWESSLPAPHIPQTLLAGLGLWDGVTHEMRTVLGHRSGASGKDSTLV, encoded by the exons ATGGCCCCGGCGTACGGCGGCCGTGTGCTGGCCGCGATGACCCTGCTGGGCATCCCGGCGGCCGTGCTGGCCGTGCTGGCCGCGCAGCTGCTGTTCCAGCTGCAGGCGGGGCGCGCAGAGCTGCGGGGACCGCGCGCCGCGGGGCCGGGTGCGGGGCTGGGTGCGGGGCTGGGCGCGGTGCGAGGCGCTGGCCCTGGGCTGCCCGAGGACGCGGCGGGGGCGCTGCTGCCGCTGGCCGCCGCGCTGGCCGCGCTCGCCCTGGTGCTCGGCCTCACCGGCCTGCTGCTCGCCGCCCTCTGCGGACACCTGGGCGCCGAGCTGGCGCGGGGGCCTGGCCCAGGCAG GTCTGACTGGTTTTTCTACGATTGTCGCCTCATCAGACATGTGGCCATGGGGCTGTTCTGCTGTGGGATCTGTGTCTACTTAGCAG CTCTCTCCATCTACGCCCTGCTGCTTTTCGAGATTGAGACAGGTGCTGCTGCAGCGTCCATCCTTGGCTCAGGTGCCCTGGTTCTGGTGGCTGCGCTGACCCACACTTTGCTCCGGGCTGCACGAGCCACCCGCCGTGGACTGCACGAGCTGTCCCCACCATGCTTTGAGGACGATCCCACCCGCGCTGCTGAGGTCTCCCAGGCTGGCCCCGGGGCTCAGCCCCAGCAGGGTACCCACCACCGGATCCTCTATGCATCCTGCCTGGAGCCTGAGGGTCCCCCTGCGCCCCTGGCCACTGCCAGGGCACCTGCAGCCTTGGGGGGAAGCTGGGAGAGCAGCCTGCCTGCACCCCATATTCCCCAGACACTGTTGGCTGGGTTGGGACTCTGGGATGGGGTCACTCATGAGATGCGTACTGTGCTAGGCCACAGGTCAGGGGCCTCAGGCAAGGACTCCACGCTGGTGTGA
- the LOC109695619 gene encoding long-chain fatty acid transport protein 1 isoform X2 — protein sequence MRAPGAGTASLASLALLWFLGLPWTWSAAAAFGVYVGGGGWRFLRIVCKTARRDLFGLSVLIRVRLELRRHRRAGHTIPLIFQAVARRQPERLALVDAGSGACWTFAQLDAYSNAVASIFHRLGFAPGDVVAIFLEGRPEFVGLWLGLAKAGVVAALLNVNLRREPLAFCLGTSGAKGLIYGGEMAEAVAEVSGQLGKSLLKFCSGDLGPQSILPDTQLLDPMLKEAITTTPLAQPPSKGMDDRLFYIYTSGTTGLPKAAIVVHSRYYRIAAFGHHSYSMREADVLYDCLPLYHSAGNIMGVGQCIIYGLTVILRKKFSASRFWDDCVKYNCTVVQYIGEICRYLLKQPVRDAERRHRVRLAVGNGLRPAIWEEFVQRFGVRQVGEFYGATECNCSIANMDGKVGSCGFNSRILTHVYPIRLVKVNEDTMEPLRDAQGLCIPCQPGEPGLLVGQIDQQDPLRRFDGYVSESATSKKIAHSVFCKGDVLVMDELGYMYFRDRSGDTFRWRGENVSTTEVEGVLSRLLGQTDVAVYGVAVPGVEGKAGMAAIADPHSQLDPDSMYQELQKVLAPYARPIFLRLLPQVDTTGTFKIQKTRLQREGFDPRQTSDRLFFLDLKQGHYLPLDEAVYSRICSGAFAL from the exons ATGCGGGCTCCGGGTGCGGGCACGGCCTCGCTGGCCTCGCTGGCGCTGCTGTGGTTCCTGGGGCTGCCGTGGACATGGAGCGCGGCGGCGGCCTTCGGCGTGTACGTGGGCGGCGGCGGCTGGCGCTTCCTGCGCATCGTCTGCAAGACGGCGAGGCGGGACCTCTT cgGCCTCTCGGTTCTGATCCGCGTGCGCCTGGAGCTGCGGCGCCACCGGCGTGCAGGCCACACCATCCCGCTCATCTTCCAGGCAGTGGCGCGGCGACAGCCTGAGCGCCTGGCCCTGGTGGACGCGGGAAGTGGCGCGTGCTGGACCTTCGCGCAGCTGGACGCCTACTCCAACGCGGTGGCCAGCATCTTCCACCGGCTGGGCTTTGCACCGGGCGATGTGGTGGCCATCTTCCTGGAGGGCCGGCCCGAGTTCGTGGGATTGTGGCTAGGCCTGGCCAAAGCGGGCGTGGTGGCCGCGCTGCTCAATGTGAACCTGCGGCGTGAGCCCCTGGCCTTCTGCCTGGGCACCTCAGGTGCCAAGGGCCTCATCTACGGCGGGGAGATGGCAGAAG CGGTGGCCGAGGTGAGTGGGCAGCTGGGCAAGAGCCTCCTCAAATTTTGCTCTGGAGACCTGGGGCCCCAGAGTATCTTGCCAGACACCCAGCTCCTGGACCCCATGCTGAAGGAGgccatcaccaccaccccacTGGCACAGCCCCCCAGCAAGGGCATGGACG ACCGACTTTTCTACATCTACACGTCGGGGACAACTGGGCTACCCAAAGCTGCCATTGTCGTGCATAGCAG GTACTATCGCATCGCAGCCTTCGGCCACCACTCCTACAGCATGCGGGAGGCCGACGTGCTCTACGACTGCCTGCCCCTGTACCACTCCGCAG GGAACATCATGGGCGTCGGGCAGTGTATCATCTATGGACTGACGGTCATCCTCCGCAAGAAGTTCTCCGCCAGCCGCTTCTGGGATGACTGCGTCAAGTACAACTGCACG GTGGTGCAGTACATCGGGGAGATCTGCCGCTACCTGCTGAAGCAGCCGGTGCGGGACGCCGAGCGGCGGCACCGCGTGCGCTTGGCTGTGGGCAACGGGCTGCGGCCGGCCATCTGGGAGGAGTTCGTGCAGCGCTTCGGCGTGCGCCAGGTGGGCGAGTTCTATGGCGCCACCGAGTGCAACTGCAGCATCGCCAACATGGACGGCAAG GTCGGCTCCTGTGGCTTCAACAGCCGCATTCTCACCCATGTGTACCCCATCCGGCTGGTGAAGGTCAACGAGGACACAATGGAGCCGCTGCGGGACGCCCAGGGCCTCTGCATCCCGTGCCAGCCTG GGGAGCCCGGCCTCCTGGTGGGCCAGATCGACCAGCAGGACCCGCTGCGCCGTTTCGATGGCTACGTTAGCGAGAGTGCCACCAGCAAGAAGATTGCACACAGCGTCTTCTGCAAAG GTGACGTGCTGGTGATGGACGAGCTGGGCTACATGTACTTTCGGGACCGCAGCGGGGACACCTTCCGCTGGCGCGGGGAGAACGTCTCCACCACCGAGGTGGAGGGTGTGCTCAGCCGTCTGCTGGGCCAGACAGACGTGGCCGTGTACGGGGTGGCCGTGCCAG GAGTGGAGGGAAAAGCAGGCATGGCGGCCATCGCAGACCCCCACAGTCAGCTGGACCCCGACTCCATGTACCAGGAGCTGCAGAAGGTGCTGGCGCCCTATGCCAGGCCTATCTTCCTGCGCCTCCTGCCCCAGGTGGACACCACAG GCACCTTCAAGATCCAGAAGACGAGGCTGCAGCGTGAGGGCTTCGACCCGCGCCAGACCTCGGACCGGCTCTTCTTCCTGGACCTGAAGCAGGGCCACTACCTGCCCCTGGATGAGGCGGTCTACAGTCGCATCTGCTCCGGTGCCTTCGCCCTGTGA
- the LOC141420289 gene encoding nucleoredoxin-like protein 1, producing MVSLFWGRVLLRNNSDQDALDTEAELCRRLENRLVLLFFGAGGCPRCQAFAPVLRDFFVRLTDEFYVLRAAQLALVYVSQDPTEEQQGRFLKDMPDKWLFLPFQDGLRRDLGRQFSVQHLPAVVVLKPGGDVLTRDAADEIQRLGPACFANWQEAAEVLDRNFLQPEDLDDPAPRSLTEPLRRCKYRVEAEPRGGAGGGAGAWF from the exons ATGGTGTCCCTCTTCTGGGGCCGCGTCCTGCTCCGCAACAACAGTGACCAGGACGCGCTGGACACGGAGGCCGAGCTGTGCCGGCGGCTGGAGAACCGGCTGGTGCTGCTGTTCTTCGGCGCGGGCGGCTGTCCGCGCTGCCAGGCCTTCGCGCCGGTGCTCCGCGACTTCTTCGTGCGCCTCACTGACGAGTTCTACGTGCTGCGGGCCGCGCAGCTGGCCCTGGTGTACGTGTCCCAGGACCCCACGGAGGAGCAGCAGGGCCGTTTCCTCAAGGACATGCCCGACAAGTGGCTCTTCCTGCCCTTCCAGGATGGCCTGAGGAG GGACCTCGGGCGCCAGTTCTCGGTGCAGCACCTGCCGGCCGTGGTGGTGCTCAAGCCGGGCGGGGACGTGCTCACGCGGGACGCGGCCGACGAGATCCAGCGCCTGGGCCCCGCCTGCTTCGCCAACTGGCAGGAGGCGGCCGAGGTGCTGGACCGCAACTTCCTGCAGCCCGAGGACCTGGACGACCCCGCGCCGCGGAGCCTCACCGAGCCGCTGCGCCGCTGCAAGTACCGCGTGGAGGCGGAGccgaggggcggggcggggggcggggccggggcgtGGTTCTGa